One Hevea brasiliensis isolate MT/VB/25A 57/8 chromosome 6, ASM3005281v1, whole genome shotgun sequence genomic window, attttaaattaactagTCATTAAATCAACGAATCACTAGCTCAATCGCTGAATcactttttttttgttaattttttattttgctaaataaaaaaattagctCATTTTTATGTTTAAGTCGATAATTTAATGAACTAACTCATTAAAAAGAATTAATAgatcaaaataaattaataaattatgaattgacacgttatataaataataaaatatatcataAAATATATCAAATCATGAGTTCATGaattttaaggaaaattttattaaaaaaatacataaaaaaataagaaaattagtgTGAatgttttagaaaatattttgtgttgccatttattgACCTCATCTGTGAAACTCTCTTTATATAAATGCACCGTTTCCTAATTTCCTCCAACGCATCATCGTTTTGCATTCGTGACGGATGAGGATTTATCAAGTCAGAAAAGAATGACGTTACCACGGAATGGCGTCGTTTTACGTCTCTTAAAATTTTGCACTTTACAACACGAAAACGTCACCGTTTTCTCTGTGCAAGTGCCATCCTCACTCTCTGAAAGAATTCTACGAACCAGAGATAAGTGCTGGAGTCCATGCCCGCTAGCTTCTGCGATCttaaaagagagagagatgggtTCGTATAGATGTTGTGTGCTGGTGTTGTGGGTTGCTGTTATATTACAGATTGTTTCATCAAAAGAGCAACTGAGCTCAAGGGAATGTGAGGATCTGGGTTTTACAGGCCTTGCTCTTTGCTCTGATTGTAACACTTTTGCTGAGTATGTCAAGAATCAAGGTAATTAACAATCGTTTCCCCCTTAGTTCTTTGATTGATTTATATCTTCTGAGTATTCCATTAATGTTAAACGAGTGTCTGTTTAGTATTGAGATGGAAACTGCAATTTCTCAAGAAGCTGTTTTTGGATATTAAACGACTGTTTGAAACTGATTTTAAGCTCTCAACTGCTTTGGAGAATATGTCATCAACCCATTACCCAtgtcaaattaatttttaatagtttTCCATATGCTTTTTAAGATGGTTTACCCCTGTTGGGAATCCCAGGTCCCAAAGATACGAAGTAAAAGTGCAATATATAAGTGGTTAAGTTGTAATATTAACTTgactaattattttgatgtataaagCAATCTTATATAAGcccaaattaaaatgaattgattatAATTTGACCGACACTCTCTCTGAATTTAACACCCTCTACTATCTAGAACAACGAGGCAAGATTGACCTGAATTATGGTGTGAATATTGTAATAATGTGGGATTCTCAAGTGAGTTTCTTGATTTAGGTTGAGAATAGAGAATTTTGGATGGGAGCAAACTATTTGCTTCTTTACTATATGATATGTGGGAGTTTAAGATGTTTTTTTAGACTCTATTTGGTTTGAGAGATTCTCCGAGTATTTCATTTATAAAGAGATGTCATTTCattccaagtgggctggaatagCATTGCCGCAATGTAGACAATGTTAGTGATTTTATATCAGATTTCTTGATTTAGGTTGAGAATAGAGAATTTTGGATAGAAGCAAACTATGTGCTTCTTTACTATATGATATGAGGGAGTTTAAGATGTTTTATTAGAATCTATTTGGTTTGAGAGATTCTCTGAGTATTCATTTATAAGGAGATATCATTTCattccaagtgggctggaatagCATTGCCGCGATGTTAGTGATTTTGTATCAAAGGAGATGAATGGAGTTAATGCATTTTTTGGAaagaaaattgtgttatttatttatttttaacccaaatttattacttattagctCAAATGAAATACTAATTGGCAGAGCACTGTATTAAACTCGTCTCCAGGACTTTACTTTGATCAATTTAGGATAGTTGCAGCACTTGGAGAATCCTTTTTTTGTGctttttagtaatttaatttttcttgttgcTTCTAGAATCATGAATAAGATGCCTTAGTTTCAACATTCCTTCTTCATGCACTTTTTCGAAATTTGTTGTGCTTCATAGTAGCTTGTTAATAAATAACCaaaaatttctggtggattctgGTGCTTTCCCAACTAGGAGAATCCTTGCAAAATATAGAGAAGCACCATAAAAGTGGGTGCTAAGCTGTTCCTAGCTCGCTTACTCTGAGGGTTAAGACAATAGCCAGTAGCTAGTTGGTACTTGGTAGAGACTAAAATATCTAGAGAGGAAAGATCTCATTGTCTTATCCTTAATGTTACAAGTATTATAGGAGTTGGTCATATTTTCTAATATTATAAACAGGTCCTCTGTGGCCCTGTTTGGCCTGTGGGGGGCCTGGGGTGCACAAACTCTCAGGCCCCTGCAGCCCCAAACTCACTCTATATCCTTAAAATATAAACTCATCTTCACTGATAAATTTTATTCCTGGAAATGACTTTGAAAGGAGACCTGTTTTGTATTAACAACATTTAAGTTCAATGTTACAAGGGTTTCCCATTTGTTATGGATTTTGGGTTTGCAACAATCTAATTCTTCTCTGATGCTGTCATCTAAATACCCTATTCACCAAACAAAAATGTCTATTATGTGCTCTGAACTTTAGTCCAAGAATGTTGGAAGaagcaaattgaaataaaatactgATAAATCATATGATGTCTGCATTTGTGATAAGAAGAATATTTATGTAATTTGAACTCATGACCTTCAGGTCACAATGAAGAACCTTACCATTGCTCCAAGGCCAACCTTGTGAGTTGTGACCAATGACCAAGGATGAAAGAACTTTGGATTTTTACTTGAAAGAATTCTGTTTAATTCCCATTTGAATAGTGGAATTAATCAGTGTTTGCCTATCTTCATTAATTCTTGTTGTCATAAATTAAATTGATGAAAACATAATCAGTGACAAAGTGCAAAAGAAAGAGTGAAGAGCACTTCCCTAATACTCTTGACTCTCATAATAACTTGGTGGATGTAATTTTAGTGTTTGGCTTGTCCTAGTGGTTCATTTTGGAAATGAGACCTAGCACATTAaagatttgattttttattagtTTCTTTGAGGAATATTCTTGCAAgacagcctcttcttctttttcttctctctctctctctctctctctctctctctctctttgttgGAGTGTTTCCGTAAATGTTTTAGAACTAAATAACTAACAATTTCCTGTGACTTCAAAAATATTATAACATGTAAGCATTTCTAATTGTGATATAACTTGTGTCTTGATGTTTTTCCCTAAGATTGGAATTGACAATATTACCAATGAGTTTTAGTAAACTCAATTAGCATGATACAAAAATTCCTCAATTCACACTTGCAGACAGATAAATGTTGTAATTTTCATCTGCTAACATGGTTTATTTTGGTTGGAAAACTACAGAACTGTATGCATATGATATATGCTCTAGATAAAAATTCTTGTCCGCATATGCATTAATGCATGCGTGAGATATTGAGATCTGTCACCTTAAGGTTAAGGACATAATCTAATGTTGCATTTTTAATAGCATTACAAAATGTGTGTGCTGTATTATCTTTCGTAGATTTGTTAAAGATGCAGTGCTTGATTAGATCCCTACACATGGCTTGTGCACCTCCTTGGACATAAACACCAACTAAAGGACAGGGTTGTTCTTTGCactgggataaactaattatatgCCACAAGTGTTGTGCTGAATATCAACAAAATAGCTTTCTTTCTATCTTCTGATTTTTCAGCATGGCTGTTGGCATTACTATTGTCGAGTCCTAACTTATGTTGGCATGAATTACTGCTACATCCATCGAAAAGGCCTTGTTTTCCTTCATTTGATTATTTAGCCAGGTTGTTGGTATCCTCTGGATAATCATAAGGACATGAATCCCATGCATATCAAAGTTGAAGTTTCTATACacaagtcaaaaaaaaaaaaaaaaaaaattctgtgcCATACAGAATCTCACAGATTGCATGACACAAGCAGGGAAACTTATCTAGAAGACGTTGTCAAATTGTAATAAGAAACTTGTGACTGCTGgacatatattttaattattatacatCGCAAATTTGCTGAAAATGATTGATAAAGTCAGTGTTAAAGCATGTCTTGAATTGATACAAGAGGACTCACATTAATGGCAAAATCTTTCTATGGCCCAAGATGAATCTTCCACAATCTTGAAAAAGAAGATTCAATCTTGAATGAATCTTTCAAATATTTGACTGAGGTTTAATTTATCTTTCCTGTTAAGAATGTGGCGCCAAATATGCTTTAACATCAAGCACAATTTATGGCTATAAATAGCCATCATTCCAACTGGAGAGGCAAGGCAAGGAGGAGTGGGTGTGAAAAGAAAGAGCAAGTGTGAGTAGGGTGAAGTGAGTGAGATTTGGGTGTAGTGGGTCAATGGGTTGAGAGAAATTCAATTGTCTTTGTAAATCTCCCAATTTCTTAGTGAAAATTCTTTGATTGTCTTCACCTGTGGACGAAGGCCTTATTGTCAACCATATTGTTAGATTCCTGGGGATGCCATTTCCGCAACAGTCAGCATGTCAAAGGCTGTACCTAAGTTGACAAGAGATTGAATGATACGATAATGGACTCTACTCTTTGGTAGATATAATTGTGCAAGTAATGTACTTATTTACTAGACTCATGTTTGCTTGTGGACAAATAgtctaaaagaaagttttggttTCAGAGTTGGTGTCTGACTGTTTGAAGTGCTGTACTGAGGATTCCGACGACTCCATGAGCAAGGTATTCATAATGTTGCAACTGTGATGTTGTGAAGCTCAAATTTATTTCTGAATTACATATAATCATTATTTCTCCCACATTCCTTGCTTGCATTTCTGGTAATATATTCCCATACTCATGCTATTGTATGTTTATCCTAATTAAATCTGTCTTATGATAGCATTTCCAACCTGCCGAAAGTTGGCGTTTGATGAATTTCAATTGAACTGTTTCATAAATCTAATAATTTTGCATGCTAAATTTTATTCCATTTCTTTTATATGTTGTCGTGACCATTATTGGATGGTGTCCTTGTATGGCATAATACA contains:
- the LOC110645613 gene encoding uncharacterized protein LOC110645613; this encodes MTLPRNGVVLRLLKFCTLQHENVTVFSVQVPSSLSERILRTRDKCWSPCPLASAILKEREMGSYRCCVLVLWVAVILQIVSSKEQLSSRECEDLGFTGLALCSDCNTFAEYVKNQELVSDCLKCCTEDSDDSMSKITYSGAVLEVCMRKLVFYPEIVGFIEEEKDKFPTVKVQYIFNSPPKLIMLDDEGKHKEIIRIDNWKREHVLQFLREKVKSASY